In one Rutidosis leptorrhynchoides isolate AG116_Rl617_1_P2 chromosome 8, CSIRO_AGI_Rlap_v1, whole genome shotgun sequence genomic region, the following are encoded:
- the LOC139864346 gene encoding uncharacterized protein, which translates to MNRNTGVNTILTITNNLNYNQEIELLDNLDELNDDEEVEAIPGAPRRYLHRDRERTARALWNDYFSDTCTFSPDYFCRPYRMSKPLFLHIGLLSFQKLTSVIRQLAYASSTDHFDEYLHMGEQTLYDCLNNFFKCILHLYATEYLRKPNAQDVQRLTAKHAEIHGFSGMLGSVDCMHWGWKNCPTCWKGHYTRGCNNPTSLYQKRVPNFFFWT; encoded by the exons ATGAATCGCAATACCGGCGTAAATACCATCTTAACAATCACGAATAATCTAAATTATAACCAAGAAATCGAGTTACTTGATAATTTGGATGAGTTAAACGATGATGAAGAAGTCGAAGCCATACCAGGAGCACCTAGAAGATATCTACATAGAGATCGAGAAAGAACCGCAAGAgctttatggaatgattatttttccGACACATGTACGTTTTCACCGGATTACTTCTGTAGACCTTATCGAATGAGCAAGCCTTTATTTCTTCATATCG GATTACTTAGTTTTCAAAAATTAACATCTGTCATACGACAACTAGCATATGCATCTTCTACCGATCATTTTGATGAGTATTTGCATATGGGTGAACAAACCTTATATGATTGTTTAAACAATTTTTTCAAATGTATTCTTCACTTATATGCAACCGAATATTTGAGGAAACCAAATGCACAAGATGTGCAACGTTTGACCGCTAAACATGCTGAAATACATGGTTTTTCGGGAATGCTAGGAAGTGTCGATTGTATGCATTGGGGATGGAAAAATTGTCCGACATGTTGGAAGGGTCATTATACACGaggttgtaacaacccgacttcgcttTACCAAAAACGTGTACCAAATTTTTTTTTCTGGACCTGA